In Armatimonadota bacterium, the following proteins share a genomic window:
- a CDS encoding sulfurtransferase has protein sequence MDTASNEQVYAHPERLVTTDWVECHLQDPNVIIVESNEDPLLYASDHIPGAFEVDWTLDLNDQIVRDYLSGKEFTKLMTRIGATPESHIVFYGDKGNWWACYALWVFGLFGHHNCSIMDGGRAKWFKELRPVTNELPHRDLGSYPVRERNDATDRAFRDEVLAHCRMGGQMVDVRSPEEFSGARNHMPEYPNEGALRGGHIPGAKSIPWATSVNAHDGTFRSRAELVELYEVQKDIEPGLPTITYCRIGERSAHTWFVLKFLLGHENVKNYDGSWTEWGNGVGLPIEKP, from the coding sequence ATGGACACCGCATCGAACGAACAGGTCTACGCGCACCCCGAGCGGCTTGTCACAACCGATTGGGTGGAATGCCACCTCCAGGATCCCAACGTCATCATCGTTGAATCCAACGAGGATCCGCTGCTCTACGCCTCAGACCACATCCCCGGGGCCTTTGAAGTCGATTGGACGCTTGACCTCAACGACCAGATCGTGCGGGACTATTTGAGCGGGAAGGAGTTTACCAAACTCATGACCCGGATTGGGGCAACCCCGGAATCGCATATCGTTTTCTATGGCGATAAAGGAAACTGGTGGGCGTGCTACGCCCTGTGGGTGTTCGGCCTTTTTGGCCACCACAACTGCAGCATCATGGATGGCGGCCGCGCAAAGTGGTTCAAAGAGTTAAGGCCGGTCACCAACGAACTCCCCCACCGCGATCTCGGCAGCTATCCGGTGCGCGAAAGGAATGACGCAACCGACCGCGCCTTCCGGGATGAAGTTTTGGCCCATTGCCGCATGGGTGGCCAGATGGTGGACGTGCGGAGCCCGGAAGAATTCAGCGGCGCCCGGAACCACATGCCCGAATACCCCAACGAAGGTGCCCTGAGGGGAGGGCATATCCCAGGAGCCAAATCGATCCCATGGGCCACGTCGGTCAACGCCCACGATGGGACATTCAGATCCCGCGCCGAGCTTGTTGAACTCTATGAAGTCCAAAAGGACATCGAGCCGGGACTGCCCACCATCACCTATTGCCGGATCGGCGAACGCTCGGCCCACACCTGGTTTGTCCTCAAATTTCTTTTGGGGCACGAAAACGTTAAGAACTACGACGGCTCTTGGACTGAATGGGGCAACGGGGTCGGCCTTCCTATCGAAAAACCGTGA
- a CDS encoding EAL domain-containing protein, whose translation MARVAGWARFEPILNLDHRWIAVVVGLITLLTSLLFGSAITDRMESGKKIELNRQLRYIAKNAAQFVDGDLHRKIRLGGSMASDDYAAANSRLRKVLAANEQIKYVYTCYFENGAVKFGLDPTEPGDHDGDGREDQSKLGETYADPTPELLKALQTDTVQVERKPSSDEWGTFISAYAPVFDDKGELESVVGVDLSLAEYQHELATVFVYRRFAVFASFILATCAGIASLWMLGRVYGRLNELLQAKEVLQSANSDLESLNIKLDWQNRTDALTGLLNRTGSMLAVKEAIAEGQGQEIAIALMDLDRFKVANDHFGHAYGDQYLVAFSEALSLFIQGAIVGRLGGDEFMVVRIGPNATEILEENLAAFQKKLSEEVIFVGLVAQSTTASIGIASGVTPTEPEELIRHADIAMYEAKRAGMGQLRIYEDSMGRELERRVELERELRLGWESGEFWMAIQPIVEIRNGMVVAGELLMRWNRADGTPVSPMEFVPAAEETGLIHEMGLWAIEEACRYVERLERELPGQRIHLSVNVSAKQLNRGSFVETVREILARYEFHRGGLWFEITESSLISEGPEAIDNLRRIREMGIMVALDDFGTGYSSLSMLMHLPLDCLKIDRSFVRNVTEDQSSAALVQTILKLSELFGLYVVAEGIEHAEQGQLVGSMGCQWGQGFHYSRPVPISDFVDHCRAGQRAA comes from the coding sequence GTGGCACGGGTTGCTGGATGGGCCAGGTTTGAACCGATCCTGAATCTCGACCACCGCTGGATTGCGGTGGTTGTGGGCCTTATCACGCTCTTGACCTCGCTCCTCTTCGGTTCCGCCATAACCGACAGGATGGAAAGCGGGAAGAAGATTGAGCTCAACCGCCAACTCCGCTACATTGCCAAGAATGCAGCCCAATTCGTCGATGGGGATTTGCACCGGAAAATCCGGCTTGGGGGTTCGATGGCGTCGGATGACTATGCGGCGGCCAACTCCCGACTCCGGAAAGTTCTTGCCGCCAATGAGCAGATCAAGTACGTCTACACCTGCTATTTTGAGAATGGAGCCGTGAAGTTTGGTTTGGATCCGACCGAACCCGGCGACCACGACGGCGATGGCCGTGAAGACCAATCGAAGCTTGGGGAAACTTATGCCGACCCGACACCGGAACTGCTCAAAGCCCTGCAAACGGACACGGTGCAGGTCGAAAGAAAGCCCTCATCCGACGAATGGGGCACGTTCATTAGCGCCTATGCCCCCGTTTTTGATGACAAAGGGGAATTGGAATCCGTCGTTGGCGTGGATCTTTCGCTCGCGGAGTATCAGCATGAATTGGCGACGGTCTTCGTGTACCGGAGGTTTGCCGTATTCGCCTCGTTCATCCTTGCGACTTGCGCCGGCATTGCTTCGCTTTGGATGCTCGGCCGTGTTTATGGCCGGTTGAATGAGCTGTTGCAGGCTAAAGAAGTTCTGCAATCGGCCAACTCTGATTTGGAATCCTTGAATATCAAATTGGATTGGCAGAACCGGACGGACGCCCTCACCGGGCTGTTGAACCGGACAGGGTCAATGTTGGCGGTAAAAGAGGCGATTGCCGAGGGGCAAGGTCAAGAAATCGCCATCGCCTTGATGGACTTGGATCGGTTCAAAGTGGCAAACGACCACTTTGGGCACGCTTATGGCGACCAATACCTGGTTGCCTTTTCAGAGGCCCTGTCTTTGTTCATCCAAGGGGCCATCGTCGGTCGGCTGGGTGGCGACGAGTTCATGGTAGTGCGGATCGGGCCCAATGCCACGGAGATCCTGGAGGAAAACCTGGCCGCGTTCCAAAAAAAGCTCTCGGAGGAAGTGATTTTCGTGGGGCTGGTCGCACAGTCGACGACCGCGAGCATCGGCATTGCTTCGGGTGTCACTCCAACGGAACCGGAAGAGCTTATCCGGCACGCCGACATCGCGATGTACGAGGCCAAACGGGCGGGGATGGGCCAACTGCGGATTTATGAAGATTCCATGGGTCGGGAGCTTGAACGCCGGGTCGAGTTGGAGCGGGAACTCCGGCTGGGGTGGGAATCCGGCGAATTCTGGATGGCCATCCAACCGATCGTGGAAATCCGCAACGGCATGGTCGTCGCGGGCGAGCTGTTGATGCGGTGGAACCGGGCGGATGGTACGCCGGTGTCCCCGATGGAATTTGTCCCTGCCGCCGAAGAGACCGGCTTGATCCATGAGATGGGCCTGTGGGCGATTGAGGAAGCCTGCCGCTATGTTGAAAGGCTCGAACGGGAGCTTCCCGGCCAACGAATCCACCTTTCGGTGAATGTGTCGGCCAAACAGCTGAATCGGGGGAGCTTTGTTGAGACAGTGCGAGAGATTTTGGCGCGATACGAGTTCCACCGTGGCGGCCTCTGGTTTGAGATCACGGAGAGCTCACTGATTTCCGAGGGCCCGGAAGCGATCGACAACCTCAGGCGGATCCGGGAAATGGGGATCATGGTGGCATTGGATGATTTCGGCACCGGCTATTCCTCTTTGAGCATGCTTATGCACCTTCCTCTGGACTGCCTGAAAATCGACCGTTCCTTCGTCCGGAATGTCACCGAAGACCAAAGTAGTGCGGCCCTTGTGCAGACGATCCTCAAGTTGTCCGAACTGTTCGGGCTTTACGTTGTTGCCGAGGGGATCGAACACGCCGAGCAGGGCCAGCTTGTGGGTTCGATGGGTTGCCAATGGGGCCAAGGGTTCCACTACTCGCGGCCGGTGCCGATTTCGGACTTTGTCGACCATTGCCGTGCAGGGCAACGCGCTGCCTAA
- the uvrB gene encoding excinuclease ABC subunit UvrB, with protein MSSAIVRFDTPLALSQDFTPKGDQAAAIAGLVEGLDSGIRFQTLLGATGTGKTYTMASVIAESQRPALIIAHNKTLAAQLCQEFRAFFPDNAVHFFISYYDYYQPEAYVPGSDLYIEKDSSTNEEIERLRHAATQAMLERRDVVVIASVSCIYGLGSPDVYADSVITFESGVDFPMDDAMKRLIQMQFTRNDFALDRGTFKVKGDILDIQPKDEEIVTRVEYFGDTVERIRLIDPLTQHVIDEPKRCSVFPATHYVTPFERIDEVLGLIEAEMVAQVAQFESEGKLIEAQRIRQRTEFDMEMIREVGFCNGIENYSRYFDGRKPGDPPYTLLDFLPKDAVVFIDESHQTIPQIRAMFNGDRQRKSVLVDYGFRLPSALDNRPLQFEEFLERVPQVIHVSATPGPFELEREGNRVEQIIRPTYVIDPDIEIRPTGHQIDDLIGEIQKRVEKKERVLVTTLTKKMSEDLTAYLEDLGVKVNYIHSEVHSMDRPEILKDLRLGVYDVVVGVNLLREGLDLPEVTLVAILDADKEGFLRSETSLIQTIGRAARNAGGKVIMYADKITRSMQAAIDETDRRREIQRAHNEKFGLEPVTVAKAVRETVRNYDAVAETTAQYSDEVTSKLMADGQPVRIEEIPVLISALEKNMKELAKSMEFEKAAAVRDEISALRKMMGVSDGRLGQEKRKLPAARGRSRYKH; from the coding sequence ATGTCCTCTGCGATCGTCCGGTTTGACACGCCGTTGGCGCTCAGCCAAGATTTCACTCCAAAAGGGGATCAGGCGGCTGCGATCGCCGGATTGGTGGAGGGGCTGGACAGCGGGATCCGTTTTCAGACGCTTTTGGGGGCAACGGGGACGGGGAAGACTTACACGATGGCCAGCGTGATTGCGGAATCGCAACGGCCGGCGTTGATCATCGCCCACAACAAGACCTTGGCGGCCCAGCTCTGCCAAGAATTCCGCGCATTTTTCCCCGATAACGCGGTTCATTTTTTCATCAGCTACTACGACTATTACCAACCCGAAGCGTACGTGCCGGGCTCTGACCTTTACATTGAAAAGGATTCCAGCACAAACGAGGAGATCGAGCGGTTGCGGCATGCGGCTACTCAGGCGATGCTGGAGCGGCGGGACGTCGTTGTCATTGCCAGCGTGAGCTGCATCTATGGACTTGGTTCACCGGATGTCTATGCCGATAGCGTGATCACATTTGAATCCGGGGTGGATTTCCCGATGGACGACGCGATGAAGCGGTTGATCCAAATGCAGTTCACTCGCAACGACTTTGCCCTGGATCGGGGGACGTTCAAGGTGAAGGGCGATATTTTGGACATCCAGCCCAAGGATGAGGAGATCGTGACCCGGGTGGAATACTTTGGTGACACGGTGGAGCGGATCCGGTTGATCGACCCCCTGACCCAGCACGTGATTGACGAGCCGAAGCGGTGTTCGGTGTTCCCGGCAACACATTATGTGACCCCGTTCGAACGGATCGACGAAGTCCTTGGGTTGATCGAGGCCGAAATGGTTGCGCAGGTCGCCCAATTCGAATCAGAAGGGAAGCTGATCGAAGCGCAACGGATCCGGCAACGCACCGAGTTCGATATGGAGATGATCCGGGAGGTTGGGTTTTGCAACGGGATCGAAAACTATTCCCGGTACTTTGATGGGCGCAAACCCGGCGACCCCCCCTACACCTTGTTGGACTTCTTGCCAAAGGACGCCGTGGTCTTCATCGACGAAAGCCACCAGACTATCCCTCAGATTCGGGCGATGTTCAACGGAGACCGGCAACGAAAATCCGTTTTGGTGGATTATGGGTTCCGGCTGCCCAGCGCCCTGGATAACCGCCCGCTCCAATTCGAGGAGTTCTTGGAACGGGTACCCCAAGTCATCCACGTGAGCGCCACGCCGGGGCCGTTCGAATTGGAAAGGGAAGGAAACCGCGTCGAGCAGATCATCCGCCCCACCTATGTCATTGACCCGGATATCGAGATCCGTCCGACGGGGCACCAGATTGACGACCTGATTGGCGAAATCCAAAAGCGGGTTGAAAAGAAGGAACGCGTCCTGGTGACAACGCTGACCAAAAAAATGTCCGAAGACCTGACAGCCTATTTGGAAGATTTGGGGGTGAAGGTCAATTACATCCACTCGGAAGTGCATTCGATGGACCGTCCGGAAATCCTGAAGGACTTGCGTCTGGGGGTTTACGACGTCGTGGTCGGCGTCAACTTGCTCCGGGAGGGACTCGACTTGCCCGAGGTGACGCTCGTGGCGATTTTGGATGCCGACAAGGAAGGGTTCCTCCGGTCGGAAACCTCGCTGATCCAGACCATCGGCCGTGCGGCCCGCAACGCGGGTGGCAAGGTGATCATGTACGCCGACAAAATCACGCGCAGCATGCAAGCGGCAATCGATGAAACCGACCGCCGCCGCGAGATCCAGCGCGCCCACAACGAGAAATTCGGCCTGGAGCCCGTCACCGTCGCCAAGGCGGTGAGGGAAACCGTACGGAACTACGACGCGGTCGCCGAGACTACGGCCCAATATTCAGATGAGGTCACCTCCAAGCTTATGGCAGACGGCCAACCGGTGCGGATCGAAGAAATCCCCGTGCTGATTTCCGCCTTGGAAAAGAACATGAAGGAATTGGCCAAATCGATGGAATTTGAAAAGGCCGCGGCCGTCCGGGACGAGATTTCGGCATTGCGCAAGATGATGGGGGTGAGCGACGGCCGTCTTGGGCAAGAAAAACGGAAGTTGCCCGCGGCCCGGGGCCGCTCACGGTACAAACATTAG
- a CDS encoding DUF2156 domain-containing protein: MAHTSDSLRAARLVMRFGRNSACYQIVNGSIRKWFSGDGLTVIGYVRFFGIEVVATEPVSPFPMLAAKKFEQGRSVCYFGAEEYFVARRRASNPCAVVPIGSQPVWELARWKQTVSAVPSLREQFRRAKAKRVQVRELPIEECQTHTQLRAVLDEWLKDRRFSPLHFLVESDTLDFLPDRRIFVAEIEGQVVAWLNLCPIPKRNGWLTEQFPRRKSAPNGTMELLMNTAAEKLAEEGAGLLTMGLVPLSTNSVASPKPAWLQAVFLWTRAHGNRFYNFDGLERFKSKFRPHHWEDLYAVVNDDRFRIRHLAAISRAFTEQPLSIALAKGAVRSLRQEFRWMFRR; the protein is encoded by the coding sequence ATGGCACATACCTCGGATTCGCTGCGCGCTGCCCGGCTGGTCATGAGGTTTGGAAGGAACTCGGCCTGTTACCAGATCGTGAACGGCTCGATCCGCAAATGGTTCTCCGGCGATGGCCTCACCGTTATCGGATATGTTCGGTTTTTTGGCATCGAGGTCGTGGCAACTGAACCGGTCTCCCCATTCCCCATGCTGGCGGCAAAGAAGTTTGAACAAGGCCGATCCGTCTGCTACTTTGGCGCCGAAGAATATTTTGTGGCACGCCGCCGGGCCAGCAATCCCTGCGCCGTCGTCCCCATTGGATCGCAGCCGGTTTGGGAACTTGCCCGCTGGAAACAAACGGTGAGCGCCGTGCCCAGCCTGAGGGAACAGTTCCGGAGAGCAAAGGCCAAGCGCGTCCAAGTCCGGGAATTGCCGATCGAGGAATGCCAAACCCACACCCAGTTGCGGGCAGTTCTCGACGAATGGCTCAAAGACCGACGGTTCTCCCCGCTCCATTTCTTGGTTGAATCCGACACCCTCGATTTCCTCCCCGACCGGCGGATCTTTGTCGCCGAAATCGAGGGGCAGGTCGTTGCTTGGCTCAACCTGTGCCCGATCCCGAAAAGGAACGGGTGGCTCACCGAGCAGTTCCCCCGACGGAAAAGCGCCCCGAACGGGACCATGGAGCTCCTGATGAACACCGCCGCCGAAAAGCTGGCAGAAGAAGGGGCCGGACTGCTGACAATGGGGCTCGTCCCGCTTTCAACTAATTCGGTGGCCTCGCCAAAGCCCGCCTGGCTCCAAGCGGTGTTCCTGTGGACGCGCGCGCATGGGAATCGGTTTTACAACTTCGACGGGCTTGAACGGTTCAAATCCAAATTCCGGCCCCACCACTGGGAAGACCTCTATGCCGTCGTGAACGACGACCGCTTTCGAATTCGGCATTTGGCCGCCATTTCAAGGGCATTCACGGAACAGCCGCTGAGCATTGCCTTGGCCAAAGGCGCAGTTCGCTCTCTCCGGCAAGAGTTCAGGTGGATGTTCAGGCGCTAA
- the clcA gene encoding H(+)/Cl(-) exchange transporter ClcA, with protein MSSHDRRLTQIHHVRRQKLIGQAAVVGCAAGIAAVLFELAVAKSVEFSHGITHRLGTSAWFIVPVASALLGGLAAWITQRVAPEAAGSGIPHTKLALMNLRKIEPQRLVPVKVGAGLMALAAGFSLGREGPTVQIGAAIGHKAAEILKAPRRSYAPLIAAGAGAGIAAAFNAPIAGFLFVMEELKREMSPLTYGTALVASVCAVAAKRLLLGQEPAFKLVQANYVPIPALLVVVVLGVMGGLLGVAFNKGILGALEFRDRIKIPRFAYGAAVGLLAGFCLVGIPAATGGGHDTAERLLKGLFDSPHLLSFLAAVLVAKFLLTILSFSSGVPGGIFAPLLVLGALLGYATGTVADAWFPSLGVVPSVFAAIGMAAVLSAAVRAPLTGVVLIFEMTTEYRLLYALLVAAFVAYLVAESLRNHPIYEALVERELRVNNQSLPNSEPPKVVDLLIEPDSAMDGRRIRELDLPKGCLVVNISRGKQFVVPHGGTRVNEGDIVTIVSEVTNQDEWGHVFEMARTPHH; from the coding sequence ATGAGTTCGCATGACCGGCGCTTGACGCAAATCCACCATGTCCGAAGGCAAAAACTCATCGGTCAGGCGGCGGTTGTCGGATGCGCGGCCGGGATCGCGGCCGTTTTGTTCGAACTCGCCGTTGCCAAGTCCGTCGAATTCAGCCATGGCATCACCCACCGGTTGGGAACCTCAGCCTGGTTCATTGTCCCCGTAGCTTCGGCCCTACTCGGAGGCTTGGCCGCATGGATCACCCAAAGAGTTGCACCGGAAGCCGCCGGATCGGGCATTCCCCACACCAAGCTTGCCTTGATGAACCTGAGGAAGATCGAACCGCAACGGCTTGTCCCCGTCAAAGTCGGGGCCGGTTTGATGGCCCTGGCCGCCGGATTTTCGCTTGGCAGAGAAGGGCCGACCGTCCAGATCGGGGCCGCAATCGGCCACAAGGCCGCAGAAATCCTCAAAGCCCCCAGGCGGAGTTATGCCCCCCTCATTGCGGCCGGGGCGGGTGCCGGCATTGCCGCCGCGTTCAATGCCCCTATCGCCGGATTCCTGTTCGTGATGGAGGAATTGAAGCGCGAAATGTCCCCCCTCACCTACGGGACAGCTTTAGTGGCATCGGTTTGTGCGGTGGCGGCAAAGAGGTTGCTGTTGGGGCAAGAGCCCGCGTTCAAACTCGTCCAGGCCAACTATGTCCCCATTCCCGCCCTCTTAGTCGTTGTGGTGTTGGGGGTCATGGGCGGATTGCTCGGCGTGGCGTTTAACAAAGGGATATTGGGTGCGTTGGAATTCCGTGACCGGATCAAGATTCCCCGGTTCGCTTATGGGGCCGCGGTCGGGCTCCTGGCCGGGTTCTGTTTGGTTGGAATACCGGCAGCGACAGGCGGCGGCCACGACACGGCTGAACGGCTCCTCAAGGGTTTGTTTGATTCGCCCCACCTGTTGAGCTTTTTGGCGGCCGTCCTCGTGGCCAAGTTCTTATTGACGATCTTAAGTTTCAGCAGCGGGGTTCCGGGAGGGATCTTTGCCCCCTTGTTGGTGCTGGGCGCCTTGTTGGGCTATGCCACGGGAACCGTTGCCGACGCTTGGTTCCCCAGCCTTGGGGTCGTCCCTTCTGTTTTTGCCGCCATCGGGATGGCGGCCGTGCTCAGTGCGGCCGTCCGGGCACCTCTGACCGGAGTCGTCCTCATCTTTGAGATGACCACCGAGTACCGGTTGCTCTATGCGCTCCTGGTTGCCGCGTTCGTCGCCTATTTGGTCGCCGAGTCGCTGCGGAACCACCCAATTTACGAGGCCCTGGTCGAACGGGAACTCCGGGTCAACAACCAGTCCCTTCCGAACTCCGAACCGCCCAAGGTCGTCGACCTTCTCATCGAACCGGACTCGGCCATGGATGGGCGCCGAATCCGGGAACTCGACTTGCCCAAGGGATGCCTGGTCGTCAACATCAGCCGCGGAAAACAATTCGTCGTCCCCCACGGAGGAACCCGGGTCAACGAGGGCGACATCGTCACCATCGTGTCTGAAGTCACCAACCAAGACGAATGGGGCCACGTTTTTGAAATGGCCCGGACGCCCCACCATTGA
- a CDS encoding alpha/beta fold hydrolase, protein MAQGSGTPRWIPESMRGLALNMGRVPTPEEALRIFATPTRAAMARKETEVAGRGDRFEFVSDATTLTGWRWGAGPRILLMHGWNGRALNLSSFVDPLVDAGFDVVAFDAHAHGESGGDYCYAPRFARAVLDLERLTGPFEGVVAHSFGTCAATVAQKEGWGVSRAVYLSTMCFIKERFFEFGAALGLDEGGQQAMWEFGDQVLGPGYIESCHGDVAARAFSSQGLVFHDEGDQEIGIMQSEAIVESWGRSELVRTTGLGHFRLIRSPQVVSRAVGFFKEGK, encoded by the coding sequence ATGGCGCAAGGGTCGGGCACTCCCAGATGGATCCCGGAGTCGATGCGTGGGCTCGCTTTGAACATGGGCCGCGTGCCGACGCCAGAAGAGGCACTCCGGATTTTTGCGACGCCCACGCGCGCGGCCATGGCCCGCAAGGAAACTGAAGTGGCTGGTCGCGGAGACCGTTTTGAATTTGTAAGCGATGCGACAACCTTGACCGGTTGGCGGTGGGGGGCCGGGCCGCGGATTTTGCTGATGCATGGCTGGAATGGCCGGGCCCTAAACCTCAGCTCTTTCGTCGACCCCCTGGTGGATGCCGGATTCGACGTCGTGGCGTTTGACGCCCACGCCCATGGGGAGAGCGGTGGAGATTATTGCTATGCCCCGAGGTTTGCCCGCGCGGTCTTAGATCTGGAACGATTGACCGGCCCTTTTGAGGGCGTTGTTGCCCATTCGTTTGGCACCTGTGCGGCAACCGTTGCCCAAAAAGAGGGATGGGGGGTTTCGCGAGCCGTTTACCTGAGCACAATGTGCTTTATCAAAGAGCGCTTTTTTGAATTCGGCGCGGCCCTGGGTTTGGATGAAGGTGGCCAGCAGGCGATGTGGGAGTTCGGCGACCAAGTGTTGGGGCCGGGCTACATTGAAAGTTGCCACGGTGATGTGGCAGCCCGGGCTTTTTCAAGCCAAGGGCTCGTCTTCCATGATGAGGGCGACCAAGAGATCGGGATCATGCAGTCGGAGGCAATCGTTGAATCTTGGGGCCGGAGCGAATTGGTCCGCACCACGGGCCTGGGCCACTTCCGACTGATCCGGAGTCCCCAGGTGGTCAGCCGCGCAGTCGGATTTTTTAAGGAAGGCAAGTGA
- a CDS encoding aromatic ring-hydroxylating dioxygenase subunit alpha has translation MKFEMHPDVTRASTIPSAFYSDPGVYEIGKERIFARSWQWCAWLEQIKVPGSVLPVTVLPGCLDEPVLFTRTRDDEVCCLSNVCTHRGNLVCEGPGVENSLRCRYHGRRFGLDGSFQSMPEFEGVCGFPSSADDLPRVGFSRWRQFYFANLEPAGYGLDEMLAEMEERIGWLPVEHFTFDPDGKRDFLVNGNWALYVDNYLEGFHIPYIHAALNSTLDYGAYRTELLRHGNLQVGFAGGGEAAFDLPGSSPDHGQRIGAYYYWFFPNLMLNFYPWGLSVNTVQPLGPTRTKVSFWPFVWRPELRADGAGGDLDRVEREDEAVVELTQRGVRSRFYDRGRYAPEREKGVHQFHCMIAEAMNRG, from the coding sequence ATGAAATTCGAGATGCATCCCGATGTCACCCGGGCTTCGACGATCCCGAGCGCGTTTTACTCGGATCCCGGGGTCTACGAAATAGGCAAGGAGCGCATTTTTGCGCGGAGCTGGCAATGGTGTGCCTGGTTGGAGCAGATCAAAGTCCCCGGCAGCGTCCTACCGGTCACCGTGTTGCCGGGTTGCCTGGACGAACCAGTGCTGTTCACCCGCACGCGGGATGACGAAGTTTGCTGTTTGAGCAACGTGTGCACCCATCGGGGGAATCTGGTTTGCGAAGGCCCGGGGGTCGAAAACAGCCTGCGGTGCCGCTACCATGGCCGCCGCTTTGGGTTGGACGGGTCATTCCAGTCCATGCCGGAATTCGAAGGGGTTTGCGGTTTTCCGTCATCGGCAGACGATTTGCCAAGAGTGGGGTTTTCCCGCTGGCGGCAGTTCTATTTTGCCAACCTCGAACCCGCTGGGTATGGGTTAGACGAGATGCTGGCCGAGATGGAGGAGCGGATCGGGTGGCTCCCGGTGGAGCATTTTACGTTTGACCCGGATGGCAAGCGCGACTTTTTGGTTAACGGCAATTGGGCGTTGTACGTGGACAACTACCTGGAAGGGTTCCATATCCCCTATATCCATGCCGCGTTAAACTCGACTTTGGATTACGGGGCTTACCGCACTGAACTGCTCCGCCACGGCAACCTGCAGGTGGGGTTTGCCGGGGGCGGGGAAGCGGCCTTTGACCTGCCCGGTTCAAGTCCAGATCACGGCCAGCGGATCGGGGCTTACTACTATTGGTTTTTCCCGAACCTGATGCTCAATTTCTATCCGTGGGGGCTCAGTGTCAACACGGTGCAGCCGTTGGGGCCAACGCGAACAAAAGTTTCTTTTTGGCCGTTTGTCTGGCGTCCGGAACTGCGAGCCGATGGGGCTGGCGGCGACTTAGACCGAGTGGAGCGGGAAGATGAAGCCGTGGTCGAGCTCACGCAGCGCGGGGTGAGGTCCAGGTTTTACGACCGGGGGCGGTATGCGCCAGAGCGCGAAAAGGGCGTGCACCAGTTCCATTGCATGATCGCTGAGGCCATGAACCGTGGGTAA
- a CDS encoding DUF423 domain-containing protein: MGKSVAWPLFNLALAVALGAFGAHALESRLDPHAFEVYKTSRDYHMWLGLAWLALSLSPLSESGRKAVNGVFPVGLFLFCGSLYALALSGVKVLGAITPLGGVAWIGGLAWMGMLAVKGRLLVD; the protein is encoded by the coding sequence GTGGGTAAGTCCGTCGCGTGGCCATTGTTCAATTTGGCGTTGGCGGTAGCCCTGGGCGCATTCGGCGCGCACGCGTTGGAATCCAGGCTCGATCCCCATGCCTTTGAGGTCTACAAGACTTCCCGGGATTATCACATGTGGCTTGGCCTTGCCTGGTTGGCGCTATCCCTCTCGCCTCTCAGCGAAAGCGGCCGCAAGGCCGTCAATGGGGTGTTTCCGGTTGGATTGTTTCTGTTTTGCGGCAGCCTCTATGCCTTGGCCTTATCGGGGGTCAAGGTGTTGGGTGCCATCACGCCACTCGGCGGGGTCGCATGGATTGGCGGATTGGCTTGGATGGGGATGCTGGCGGTGAAAGGGCGGCTCTTGGTAGATTAG
- a CDS encoding N-acetylmuramoyl-L-alanine amidase, giving the protein MLAATLAAVVLAQQKPMFLYSREDWKAKPMVLQLEPHKIDRITIHHTGVSQDFRRPFFEKLRGLQAWSQREDKLDSGKSKPQWADIPYHYYIDCHGDIAECRPIGFPGDTNTSYDVRGHALVVVEGTLSTEDFNDRQRQALMETVLWLAAKYNVPADRIKGHMDYAPGETDCPGDKVMAFLPEIRKAVAKLHGIQGTIPGQRSSN; this is encoded by the coding sequence ATGCTTGCTGCCACTTTGGCCGCTGTGGTCTTGGCTCAACAAAAGCCCATGTTCCTTTACTCTCGCGAAGATTGGAAGGCCAAGCCGATGGTTCTCCAACTCGAGCCGCACAAAATCGATCGGATCACGATTCACCATACGGGAGTGTCTCAAGATTTCCGGCGTCCGTTCTTCGAAAAATTACGCGGATTGCAGGCGTGGAGCCAGCGGGAAGACAAGCTCGACAGCGGAAAATCCAAGCCGCAATGGGCAGATATCCCCTATCATTACTATATCGACTGCCATGGCGACATTGCAGAGTGCCGGCCCATCGGGTTCCCCGGGGATACAAACACCAGTTATGATGTGCGCGGCCATGCGCTGGTGGTGGTGGAAGGGACGCTTTCGACAGAAGACTTCAACGACCGCCAGCGCCAAGCCTTGATGGAAACCGTGCTCTGGCTTGCGGCAAAGTACAATGTACCGGCCGATCGGATCAAGGGCCACATGGATTACGCTCCTGGTGAAACCGATTGCCCCGGCGACAAAGTGATGGCATTTTTGCCCGAAATCCGCAAAGCGGTCGCAAAATTGCATGGCATCCAGGGAACGATCCCAGGCCAAAGGAGTTCGAATTAA